The stretch of DNA GAGAGCAACAGGTGGGTGCGGGCGTTGCGGTCCTGCCGGTCGAGCCCGGCCTCGTCGAACAGGCCGCGCAGGCGGCGAAACAGCGCGTTGTAGGCGGCGAATACGCTCTCGGCCTGGGGGGCGGGCAGGGCCCGCACGTCGTGGAGCACGGCGATGTCCGGCTCCTCGCCCATCGCCATCGCGGCCCGGTGGGCGGCTGCGAGGTCGAGGAGCCGGGCGAGCCGCGCCGGCCCGTCGGGGGCGGTCTCGGCCTGCGCCACCAGCCCGTCGAGCACCCCGATCGTGTGCAGGAAGCAGGCCGCCGCCAGGTCCTCCTTGCGGCGGTAATAGTAGGTCACGCTGTTCGTCATCAGCCCGACGCTGCGGGCGACGTCGGCCAGCGTCGTGCCCTTCACCCCGGCCTCGTTGATGAGGGCGGCGGCGGCGTGGAGGATCGCGTCGCGCTTCTGGGCGTAGCGCCGGGTCTGGCGCGGCGCCGCATCGGGGGCGGGCACGGTCTCGGGATCGAGGCTGCGGGGCATGGGGGGATTGAGCACTGTCACGGGGCGCATGACAAGCCGGTGATTTCACGGGCCCCCGTCAGGCCGCCGGGCCGTAATGCGCCCGGTACCAGGCGACGAAGGCCGGGATGCCGGAGGACAGCGGCGTCGCCGGCACGTAGCCGACGAGGTCGCGCAGGAGATCGGTGCTCGCTTCCGTCCGCTCGACGTCGCCGGGCGGCAGGTCGCGCAGGTGGCGCACGGCGCGCGCGCCCAGCGCCTCTTCCAGGGCGTCGAGCATCGCCGCCACGCTCACCGGCCGGCCGCCGCCGATATTGACCATCCGGTAGGGCGCGACCGGGCTCAACGTGTCGGCGGCCGAGACGGGGCCTACGCCCGGCAGGGGAGGGGGCGCGTCGATCAGCCGGGCGATGCTCTCGACGAGGTCGTCGATATAGGTGAAGTCCCGCACCGCGCGGCCGTGGTCGTAGACCTCGATCGGCTCGGCCGCCAGGATCTTCCGGGTGAACAGGAACAGGGCCATGTCCGGCCGGCCCCACGGCCCGTAGACGGTGAAGAACCGGAACGCGGTCGTGGGGATCTTCCAGAGGTGGGCGTAGGAATGCGCCATCGCCTCGCCGGCGATCTTCGAGGCGGCGTAGATGGTGAGCGGCCAGACCGCCCGGTCGGTCTCGCGGAACGGCACATCCCGGTTGCCGCCATAGGCCGAGGAGGTCGAGGCGAAGAGGAGGTGGCGCACCGGATGGGCCCGGCAGCCCTCCAGCACCTGGAAGGTGCCCACCACGTTGCCCGACACGTAGGCCTCCGGGTGCTCCAGGCTGTAGCGCACGCCGGCCTGCGCGGCGAGATGAACCACCACGTCCGGGCGCGCCTCGCCCATCAGGCTCATGAAGGCGCCGGGCTCCTCCAGCAGGAATTCACGGGACGAGAAGCCCGGCAGGGCGTCGAGCTGCGCCAGCCGGGCCCGCTTGAGGGCGACGTCGTAGTAGTCGGTCAGCCCGTCGACCCCCACGACCTCGTGGCCGGCCTGCAGCAGGCGGCGGGCGAGGTGGAAGCCGATGAAGCCGGCCGTGCCTGTCACGAGGAAGCGCATGGCGGGTCCCTGGGCGCGCGGGGACGAGAAGCGCCCGCTAGGGCGCGGTTACACCGATGGAGGCCCGGTTGCCAGCCCGCCGGGGCCGCGGACCGGCCGTCCCCTCGT from Methylobacterium aquaticum encodes:
- a CDS encoding NAD-dependent epimerase/dehydratase family protein; amino-acid sequence: MRFLVTGTAGFIGFHLARRLLQAGHEVVGVDGLTDYYDVALKRARLAQLDALPGFSSREFLLEEPGAFMSLMGEARPDVVVHLAAQAGVRYSLEHPEAYVSGNVVGTFQVLEGCRAHPVRHLLFASTSSAYGGNRDVPFRETDRAVWPLTIYAASKIAGEAMAHSYAHLWKIPTTAFRFFTVYGPWGRPDMALFLFTRKILAAEPIEVYDHGRAVRDFTYIDDLVESIARLIDAPPPLPGVGPVSAADTLSPVAPYRMVNIGGGRPVSVAAMLDALEEALGARAVRHLRDLPPGDVERTEASTDLLRDLVGYVPATPLSSGIPAFVAWYRAHYGPAA